One window from the genome of Cervus elaphus chromosome 8, mCerEla1.1, whole genome shotgun sequence encodes:
- the CRYBG2 gene encoding beta/gamma crystallin domain-containing protein 2 isoform X1, protein MAERRGGLGARLARRLAGLRVRRERKGKRTPEEARSRDRPWGGQSCPDLAQGQGSTSKVSLKAQAQSRSELDLRAGSLGSWLWKRRHSAGGPAEPLGRLQRPAVGSASDLANYASMGQDSLAPAVTSGEPAGARGPSGPPPAPGHLEQGSPGHTCWQPPHSARGFPLWPKAPSNLEDVLPHPASCPRAEGAKGEPTSPGPALPEPAQTLHERPSARRTRYYRITVSLQGREQAPGEETEEPKPAQPAPHPCGPEESRGWQEPPQGPRPITGCLADPPQEPQLRAPPHQGSTAQRQELLAGRTPGSPHRRELDHSEPRTPQDALPGPNMEEASGPPAEAKARVVSATLTWRQWPPAQDEVKRFHKVSLVSGARREAPSEEMFESSHRREEVNGFAVREEEPVNHQGPQDGAGSKSFQSHGPVFSKKYTLPLKEKRPVGRLKEAADRGEGSPQPPRTEPPSAGATARTEFSVPVHGPREPSPHPGVSLTSGSSRSLEERRVTRTVRTTVMVGGHVDRRVNSTVINSVGPTLLGEALPRGRNVARAVRAVVVSPRAEGSPSRSQALELLSSLVPTERAAPTSQLSRPLAVVPKTPGLGSTEGSALRQLPEMRTAELKDRSAPGPVGFPEEAHPTASQDVPAAHPDQEQDRALGAGVHEVPRVQRTASPTQSPLQTSQGHTAVPLSPRLQTRTLSLGLVHPPEQPEAPTQARAQLTLKPRGPQALPSIKREGLSDPPAATVLPMVKTEVVIVPGQSLAPSSMRWKAITSPGGLSAPSSPKNKVVQDSEKVPVVSLTQQEIVQGPGVPADSSPNQKEVVQGPSAPAASAPKPTKVAQDPEVSPVSQKEVVWSTAGSPVPPRPKEEVAQGLTIPAVPSPKQEKVVQGSEESTVSSPSQKEVQDPGASNVPSSTQKVAVQAPASLVAPSSSGGRVSSSPGGPPAPVRMGAESSRESQLVLEATKGKTFLEPSREEEEVALTADLEIFLDTLRSMEPPEILRTHRLPRAPRSSYLAMYATLPAIEEDQPGPCVLGPSPQEVPALEVKKEEKAREEDEEPENPYLSDDEKLQRRQERARPGPPRDPSPARPAQVSCSPLEMMKKHVAGAKGPHPEPGSEWQAGSRPMSRLGGSLLFGGLVPALKEAPTSETLGTKLSALPPHGAPGLKKGPGQLPLLSRERPPPEKLARARPPEGWSPALKTQGKLNTRPGKIILFSEPGCQGSRREVWEDADDASGWARVASVRVVRGCWMLHEQPAFQGRKLVLPQGDTELGAPGTSWSTQGIGSLRRVVRDYVTPEISLYSEEGLKGERVTLTEALEDPQGLERPLQVASATVSAGLWLLYPKPFFEDTPCILEPGEYPTTEAWGASDSSVGSLKPMRLGCPGVERPGEPKAVVYEAPGFQGRSWEVNRDIYNLQQPEDSQSPSLASVGSLRVLGGCWVGYEKEGFRGHQYLLEEGEYADWSRWGGYNEVLTSLRVIRTDFGDPAVVLFEAMDFEGPGVEVSEALPDVELAGHGPRTQAIHVLSGVWVAYQEVGFSGEQYVLEKGVYRNCDDWGSGSSALGSLQPVLQVGEHNLHFISKIQLFSGPDFLGDHVSFEDDQSSLPTSFQPQSCRVHGGSWILFDEKNFEGEQYILSEGEFPTLTAMGCLASTVLGSLRKVPLYFSEPSIFLYGLECFEGKEIELSGEVRSLQAEGFNNHVLSVRIKGGVWVLCEHSDFRGRQWLVGSCEITNWLTYSGTQRVGSLYPIKQRRAYFRLWNAALGGFLTVPDHVEDMKAGRVVVSEPRAGGSNIWFYEDGLLKNQVAPTMSLQVIGPPSTGSKVVLWAESRLPRQTWSISESGHICSQMFEGRILDVKGGRGYDRDHAVLWELAKDRASQIWTVHVL, encoded by the exons GCCCTGGGGTGGCCAGAGCTGCCCTGACCTGGCCCAGGGCCAGGGCAGCACCAGCAAAGTCAGCCTCAAG GCCCAAGCCCAGAGCCGCTCAGAGTTGGACCTTCGGGCAGGGAGCCTTGGCTCCTGGCTTTGGAAGCGACGACACAGCGCAGGGGGGCCGGCGGAGCCTCTGGGGCGCCTCCAGAGACCTGCTGTAGGCAGCGCCTCTGACCTGGCCAACTATGCCTCCATGGGGCAAGACAGCCTGGCACCAGCGGTGACCTCAGGAGAGCCTGCTGGAGCCAGGGGTCCCTCAGGCCCACCGCCGGCGCCTGGACATTTGGAACAAGGATCTCCGGGCCACACCTGCTGGCAACCCCCACACTCAGCCCGGGGGTTTCCTCTGTGGCCCAAGGCACCCAGCAACCTGGAAGACGTGCTGCCCCACCCAGCGTCCTGCCCCAGGGCAGAGGGGGCAAAGGGCGAGCCTACCAGCCCAGGGCCAGCCCTGCCAGAGCCAGCCCAGACCCTACATGAGCGTCCCTCTGCCAGGAGGACCCGCTACTACCGCATCACTGTCAGCCTGCAGGGGCGTGAGCAAGCACCTGGGGAGGAGACTGAAGAGCCCAAACCGGCCCAACCAGCTCCCCACCCCTGCGGCCCTGAGGAATCCAGAGGCTGGCAGGAGCCTCCCCAGGGGCCCCGCCCCATCACAGGGTGCCTAGCTGACCCGCCTCAGGAACCCCAGCTCCGAGCCCCACCACATCAGGGGAGCACGGCCCAGCGGCAGGAGCTCCTGGCCGGCCGGACGCCTGGGTCCCCGCACAGACG CGAGCTGGACCACAGTGAGCCAAGGACACCTCAGGACGCCTTGCCGGGGCCCAACATGGAGGAGGCCAGCGGGCCCCCGGCTGAGGCCAAGGCCCGAGTGGTGAGCGCCACGCTGACATGGCGGCAATGGCCCCCTGCCCAGGACGAGGTCAAACGTTTCCACAAGGTGTCCCTGGTATCAGGGGCCCGGCGGGAAGCCCCCTCCGAGGAGATGTTTGAGTCCAGCCATCGTCGAGAGGAAGTCAATGGCTTTGCTGTCCGGGAGGAAGAACCCGTGAACCACCAGGGGCCCCAGGACGGGGCTGGCTCCAAGAGCTTCCAGAGCCACGGGCCCGTCTTTTCCAAGAAGTACACACTCCCCCTCAAGGAGAAAAGGCCAGTGGGAAGACTGAAGGAGGCTGCGGACCGGGGTGagggcagcccccagccccccaggacCGAGCCGCCGAGCGCGGGAGCCACGGCCAGGACTGAGTTTTCCGTGCCGGTGCACGGGCCCCGGGAGCCAAGCCCCCACCCGGGTGTGAGTCTCACCAGCGGGAGCTCCAGGAGCCTGGAGGAACGGCGGGTGACGCGCACCGTGCGGACCACCGTGATGGTGGGCGGGCACGTGGATCGACGGGTGAACAGCACCGTGATCAACTCCGTGGGGCCAACGCTCCTGGGCGAGGCTCTGCCAAGGGGCCGCAATGTTGCCCGCGCGGTGCGGGCAGTGGTGGTGAGCCCCCGGGCTGAGGGCTCCCCCAGCCGCAGTCAGGCCCTGGAGCTGCTAAGTAGCCTTGTGCCCACTGAGCGGGCCGCCCCCACCAGCCAACTTTCCAGGCCCCTGGCTGTTGTGCCAAAGACTCCAGGTCTGGGCAGCACAGAAGGGTCAGCCCTGAGGCAGCTGCCTGAGATGAGGACGGCAGAGCTGAAGGACAGATCTGCCCCGGGCCCTGTGGGCTTCCCGGAGGAGGCCCACCCCACTGCGAGCCAGGACGTCCCTGCAGCCCACCCAGACCAGGAACAGGACAGAGCCCTGGGTGCTGGGGTCCATGAGGTCCCAAGGGTGCAGAGAACTGCCAGCCCCACCCAGTCCCCTCTCCAGACCTCTCAGGGCCACACCGCAGTACCTTTGTCTCCCAGACTCCAGACCCGAACCCTCTCCCTGGGCCTAGTTCACCCCCCAGAGCAACCTGAAGCACCTACTCAGGCTCGGGCCCAGCTCACTCTCAAGCCCCGGggaccccaggccctgccctccatCAAAAGAGAAGGGCTTTCAGATCCCCCTGCAGCCACCGTCCTGCCCATGGTGAAGACTGAGGTTGTTATAGTCCCTGGACAATCTCTTGCTCCATCCTCTATGAGATGGAAGgccatcaccagcccaggaggtCTTTCTGCTCCATCCTCCCCAAAGAATAAGGTTGTTCAGGACTCTGAAAAAGTCCCTGTTGTCTCCCTTACCCAGCAAGAGATAGTCCAGGGCCCTGGGGTTCCTGCTGACTCATCTCCCAACCAGAAAGAGGTAGTGCAGGGTCCGAGTGCTCCTGCTGCCTCAGCCCCCAAACCAACCAAGGTTGCCCAAGACCCAGAAGTCAGCCCAGTCAGCCAGAAAGAGGTCGTCTGGAGCACAGCAGGCAGCCCTGTCCCTCCCCGGCCCAAGGAAGAGGTTGCTCAAGGCCTGACAATTCCTGCCGTCCCATCCCCCAAACAGGAAAAGGTTGTCCAGGGGTCTGAAGAAAGCACCGTCTCATCTCCCAGCCAAAAAGAAGTCCAGGACCCTGGTGCTTCTAATGTCCCATCTTCCACCCAGAAAGTAGCTGTCCAGGCCCCGGCCTCTCTTGTCGCCCCCTCCTCCTCAGGGGGCAGGGTATCCTCCAGTCCAGGAGGTCCCCCAGCCCCGGTGAGGATGGGAGCAGAGAGCAGCCGGGAGTCCCAGCTTGTCCTTGAAGCCACCAAGGGCAAGACGTTCCTGGAACCAtcgagggaggaggaggaggtggccctGACCGCTGACCTGGAGATTTTCCTGGATACCCTGCGCAGCATGGAGCCGCCCGAGATCCTGCGCACTCACCGGCTACCTCGAGCCCCCCGCTCCTCCTACCTGGCCATGTACGCCACCCTACCTGCCATCGAGGAGGACCAGCCTGGGCCATGTGTGCTGGGACCCAGCCCCCAGGAGGTGCCCGCCCTGGAAgtaaagaaggaggagaaggcacGGGAGGAGGACGAAGAGCCAGAGAACCCCTACCTGAGTGACGATGAAAAGCTCCAGCGCAGGCAGGAGAGAGCCAGGCCCGGCCCCCCCAGGGACCCCTCTCCTGCCCGGCCCGCCCAGGTCTCTTGCTCTCCTCTGGAAATGATGAAGAAGCATGTAGCAGGTGCCAAGGGTCCCCACCCAGAACCGGGGTCAGAGTGGCAGGCAGGCAGCCGGCCCATGTCCCGTCTTGGAGGCAGCCTCCTCTTTGGGGGTCTGGTGCCTGCCCTGAAGGAGGCCCCCACCTCGGAAACACTGGGCACAAAACTATCCGCTCTGCCACCCCACGGGGCACCAGGGCTCAAGAAGGGTCCAGGACAGCTGCCCCTGCTCTCCAGGGAAAGGCCGCCTCCAGAGAAGCTGGCACGTGCCCGGCCCCCGGAGGGGTGG AGCCCAGCACTGAAGACCCAGGGCAAACTGAACACCAGGCCTGGAAAG ATTATCCTCTTCTCAGAGCCTGGCTGCCAAGGCAGCCGCAGGGAGGTCTGGGAAGACGCTGATGATGCTTCCGGCTGGGCCCGTGTGGCCTCCGTACGGGTGGTCCGAGGCTG CTGGATGCTGCATGAACAGCCAGCATTCCAGGGCCGGAAGCTGGTCCTGCCTCAAGGGGATACGGAACTTGGAGCCCCAGGGACCAGCTGGAGTACCCAAGGCATTGGCTCCTTGAGGAGAGTCGTCCGG GACTACGTTACCCCAGAGATCAGTCTGTACTCTGAGGAGGGCCTCAAAGGGGAGCGAGTGACGCTGACTGAGGCCTTGGAGGACCCccagggcctggagaggccccTGCAAGTGGCATCTGCCACTGTCTCTGCAGGACT GTGGCTTCTATACCCCAAACCCTTCTTTGAAGACACTCCCTGCATTTTGGAGCCTGGAGAGTACCCCACCACAGAGGCCTGGGGAGCATCAGACTCCAGCGTGGGCTCCCTGAAGCCCATGAGACTG GGCTGCCCAGGTGTGGAGAGACCAGGGGAGCCCAAG gctgTGGTGTATGAGGCCCCAGGGTTTCAGGGCCGGAGCTGGGAAGTGAACCGAGACATCTACAACCTGCAGCAGCCAGAGGATAGCCAGAGCCCCAGCTTGGCCTCTGTGGGGTCCCTGCGAGTTCTTGGGGGCTG CTGGGTGGGCTACGAGAAGGAGGGTTTCCGGGGTCACCAGTATCTGCTGGAAGAGGGAGAATATGCTGATTGGTCACGTTGGGGAGGCTATAACGAGGTGTTGACCTCCCTGCGGGTCATCCGAACG GACTTCGGGGACCCGGCCGTGGTGCTGTTTGAGGCCATGGACTTCGAGGGGCCCGGCGTGGAGGTGAGCGAGGCGCTGCCGGACGTGGAGCTGGCGGGACATGGCCCCAGAACGCAGGCCATCCACGTGCTCAGCGGCGT ATGGGTGGCGTATCAGGAGGTGGGCTTCTCCGGGGAGCAGTACGTGCTGGAGAAGGGCGTGTACCGCAACTGCGACGACTGGGGCTCGGGCAGCAGCGCCCTCGGCTCGCTGCAGCCGGTCCTGCAG GTCGGGGAGCACAATCTGCATTTTATCTCAAAG ATTCAGCTTTTCTCTGGCCCCGACTTCCTGGGCGACCACGTCTCTTTTGAAGATGACCAAAGCTCTCTGCCCACCTCCTTCCAGCCCCAGTCTTGCCGAGTCCATGGCGGCAG ctGGATCCTGTTTGATGAGAAGAACTTTGAGGGTGAGCAGTACATTCTGTCCGAGGGCGAGTTCCCCACTCTCACAGCCATGGGCTGCCTGGCCTCCACAGTCCTGGGCTCTCTCCGGAAGGTGCCCCTG TACTTTTCCGAGCCGTCCATTTTCCTGTATGGACTGGAGTGCTTCGAGGGCAAGGAGATTGAGCTCAGCGGGGAGGTGCGGAGCCTGCAGGCCGAGGGCTTCAACAACCACGTGCTGTCTGTGCGGATCAAGGGGGGCGT CTGGGTGCTATGTGAGCACAGTGACTTCCGGGGCCGCCAGTGGCTGGTGGGCAGCTGTGAGATCACCAACTGGCTGACGTACAGCGGGACCCAGCGGGTGGGCTCCCTCTACCCCATCAAGCAG CGCCGGGCTTATTTCCGCCTCTGGAATGCGGCACTGGGGGGATTCCTGACCGTGCCGGACCATGTGGAAGACATGAAGGCAGGCCGTGTCGTGGTCTCTGAGCCCCGAGCCGGAGGCAGCAACATCTGGTTCTATGAGGACGGGCTACTGAAGAACCAG GTGGCCCCCACCATGAGCCTGCAGGTGATTGGCCCCCCCAGCACAGGCTCCAAGGTGGTGCTGTGGGCTGAGAGCCGCCTGCCCCGCCAGACATGGAGCATCAGTGAGTCGGGCCACATCTGCAGCCAGATGTTTGAAGGTCGGATCCTAGACGTGAAGG GTGGCCGGGGCTACGACCGGGACCACGCAGTGCTGTGGGAGCTGGCCAAGGACAGGGCATCCCAAATCTGGACTGTCCATGTGCTTTGa
- the CRYBG2 gene encoding beta/gamma crystallin domain-containing protein 2 isoform X4, whose amino-acid sequence MEEASGPPAEAKARVVSATLTWRQWPPAQDEVKRFHKVSLVSGARREAPSEEMFESSHRREEVNGFAVREEEPVNHQGPQDGAGSKSFQSHGPVFSKKYTLPLKEKRPVGRLKEAADRGEGSPQPPRTEPPSAGATARTEFSVPVHGPREPSPHPGVSLTSGSSRSLEERRVTRTVRTTVMVGGHVDRRVNSTVINSVGPTLLGEALPRGRNVARAVRAVVVSPRAEGSPSRSQALELLSSLVPTERAAPTSQLSRPLAVVPKTPGLGSTEGSALRQLPEMRTAELKDRSAPGPVGFPEEAHPTASQDVPAAHPDQEQDRALGAGVHEVPRVQRTASPTQSPLQTSQGHTAVPLSPRLQTRTLSLGLVHPPEQPEAPTQARAQLTLKPRGPQALPSIKREGLSDPPAATVLPMVKTEVVIVPGQSLAPSSMRWKAITSPGGLSAPSSPKNKVVQDSEKVPVVSLTQQEIVQGPGVPADSSPNQKEVVQGPSAPAASAPKPTKVAQDPEVSPVSQKEVVWSTAGSPVPPRPKEEVAQGLTIPAVPSPKQEKVVQGSEESTVSSPSQKEVQDPGASNVPSSTQKVAVQAPASLVAPSSSGGRVSSSPGGPPAPVRMGAESSRESQLVLEATKGKTFLEPSREEEEVALTADLEIFLDTLRSMEPPEILRTHRLPRAPRSSYLAMYATLPAIEEDQPGPCVLGPSPQEVPALEVKKEEKAREEDEEPENPYLSDDEKLQRRQERARPGPPRDPSPARPAQVSCSPLEMMKKHVAGAKGPHPEPGSEWQAGSRPMSRLGGSLLFGGLVPALKEAPTSETLGTKLSALPPHGAPGLKKGPGQLPLLSRERPPPEKLARARPPEGWSPALKTQGKLNTRPGKIILFSEPGCQGSRREVWEDADDASGWARVASVRVVRGCWMLHEQPAFQGRKLVLPQGDTELGAPGTSWSTQGIGSLRRVVRDYVTPEISLYSEEGLKGERVTLTEALEDPQGLERPLQVASATVSAGLWLLYPKPFFEDTPCILEPGEYPTTEAWGASDSSVGSLKPMRLGCPGVERPGEPKAVVYEAPGFQGRSWEVNRDIYNLQQPEDSQSPSLASVGSLRVLGGCWVGYEKEGFRGHQYLLEEGEYADWSRWGGYNEVLTSLRVIRTDFGDPAVVLFEAMDFEGPGVEVSEALPDVELAGHGPRTQAIHVLSGVWVAYQEVGFSGEQYVLEKGVYRNCDDWGSGSSALGSLQPVLQVGEHNLHFISKIQLFSGPDFLGDHVSFEDDQSSLPTSFQPQSCRVHGGSWILFDEKNFEGEQYILSEGEFPTLTAMGCLASTVLGSLRKVPLYFSEPSIFLYGLECFEGKEIELSGEVRSLQAEGFNNHVLSVRIKGGVWVLCEHSDFRGRQWLVGSCEITNWLTYSGTQRVGSLYPIKQRRAYFRLWNAALGGFLTVPDHVEDMKAGRVVVSEPRAGGSNIWFYEDGLLKNQVAPTMSLQVIGPPSTGSKVVLWAESRLPRQTWSISESGHICSQMFEGRILDVKGGRGYDRDHAVLWELAKDRASQIWTVHVL is encoded by the exons ATGGAGGAGGCCAGCGGGCCCCCGGCTGAGGCCAAGGCCCGAGTGGTGAGCGCCACGCTGACATGGCGGCAATGGCCCCCTGCCCAGGACGAGGTCAAACGTTTCCACAAGGTGTCCCTGGTATCAGGGGCCCGGCGGGAAGCCCCCTCCGAGGAGATGTTTGAGTCCAGCCATCGTCGAGAGGAAGTCAATGGCTTTGCTGTCCGGGAGGAAGAACCCGTGAACCACCAGGGGCCCCAGGACGGGGCTGGCTCCAAGAGCTTCCAGAGCCACGGGCCCGTCTTTTCCAAGAAGTACACACTCCCCCTCAAGGAGAAAAGGCCAGTGGGAAGACTGAAGGAGGCTGCGGACCGGGGTGagggcagcccccagccccccaggacCGAGCCGCCGAGCGCGGGAGCCACGGCCAGGACTGAGTTTTCCGTGCCGGTGCACGGGCCCCGGGAGCCAAGCCCCCACCCGGGTGTGAGTCTCACCAGCGGGAGCTCCAGGAGCCTGGAGGAACGGCGGGTGACGCGCACCGTGCGGACCACCGTGATGGTGGGCGGGCACGTGGATCGACGGGTGAACAGCACCGTGATCAACTCCGTGGGGCCAACGCTCCTGGGCGAGGCTCTGCCAAGGGGCCGCAATGTTGCCCGCGCGGTGCGGGCAGTGGTGGTGAGCCCCCGGGCTGAGGGCTCCCCCAGCCGCAGTCAGGCCCTGGAGCTGCTAAGTAGCCTTGTGCCCACTGAGCGGGCCGCCCCCACCAGCCAACTTTCCAGGCCCCTGGCTGTTGTGCCAAAGACTCCAGGTCTGGGCAGCACAGAAGGGTCAGCCCTGAGGCAGCTGCCTGAGATGAGGACGGCAGAGCTGAAGGACAGATCTGCCCCGGGCCCTGTGGGCTTCCCGGAGGAGGCCCACCCCACTGCGAGCCAGGACGTCCCTGCAGCCCACCCAGACCAGGAACAGGACAGAGCCCTGGGTGCTGGGGTCCATGAGGTCCCAAGGGTGCAGAGAACTGCCAGCCCCACCCAGTCCCCTCTCCAGACCTCTCAGGGCCACACCGCAGTACCTTTGTCTCCCAGACTCCAGACCCGAACCCTCTCCCTGGGCCTAGTTCACCCCCCAGAGCAACCTGAAGCACCTACTCAGGCTCGGGCCCAGCTCACTCTCAAGCCCCGGggaccccaggccctgccctccatCAAAAGAGAAGGGCTTTCAGATCCCCCTGCAGCCACCGTCCTGCCCATGGTGAAGACTGAGGTTGTTATAGTCCCTGGACAATCTCTTGCTCCATCCTCTATGAGATGGAAGgccatcaccagcccaggaggtCTTTCTGCTCCATCCTCCCCAAAGAATAAGGTTGTTCAGGACTCTGAAAAAGTCCCTGTTGTCTCCCTTACCCAGCAAGAGATAGTCCAGGGCCCTGGGGTTCCTGCTGACTCATCTCCCAACCAGAAAGAGGTAGTGCAGGGTCCGAGTGCTCCTGCTGCCTCAGCCCCCAAACCAACCAAGGTTGCCCAAGACCCAGAAGTCAGCCCAGTCAGCCAGAAAGAGGTCGTCTGGAGCACAGCAGGCAGCCCTGTCCCTCCCCGGCCCAAGGAAGAGGTTGCTCAAGGCCTGACAATTCCTGCCGTCCCATCCCCCAAACAGGAAAAGGTTGTCCAGGGGTCTGAAGAAAGCACCGTCTCATCTCCCAGCCAAAAAGAAGTCCAGGACCCTGGTGCTTCTAATGTCCCATCTTCCACCCAGAAAGTAGCTGTCCAGGCCCCGGCCTCTCTTGTCGCCCCCTCCTCCTCAGGGGGCAGGGTATCCTCCAGTCCAGGAGGTCCCCCAGCCCCGGTGAGGATGGGAGCAGAGAGCAGCCGGGAGTCCCAGCTTGTCCTTGAAGCCACCAAGGGCAAGACGTTCCTGGAACCAtcgagggaggaggaggaggtggccctGACCGCTGACCTGGAGATTTTCCTGGATACCCTGCGCAGCATGGAGCCGCCCGAGATCCTGCGCACTCACCGGCTACCTCGAGCCCCCCGCTCCTCCTACCTGGCCATGTACGCCACCCTACCTGCCATCGAGGAGGACCAGCCTGGGCCATGTGTGCTGGGACCCAGCCCCCAGGAGGTGCCCGCCCTGGAAgtaaagaaggaggagaaggcacGGGAGGAGGACGAAGAGCCAGAGAACCCCTACCTGAGTGACGATGAAAAGCTCCAGCGCAGGCAGGAGAGAGCCAGGCCCGGCCCCCCCAGGGACCCCTCTCCTGCCCGGCCCGCCCAGGTCTCTTGCTCTCCTCTGGAAATGATGAAGAAGCATGTAGCAGGTGCCAAGGGTCCCCACCCAGAACCGGGGTCAGAGTGGCAGGCAGGCAGCCGGCCCATGTCCCGTCTTGGAGGCAGCCTCCTCTTTGGGGGTCTGGTGCCTGCCCTGAAGGAGGCCCCCACCTCGGAAACACTGGGCACAAAACTATCCGCTCTGCCACCCCACGGGGCACCAGGGCTCAAGAAGGGTCCAGGACAGCTGCCCCTGCTCTCCAGGGAAAGGCCGCCTCCAGAGAAGCTGGCACGTGCCCGGCCCCCGGAGGGGTGG AGCCCAGCACTGAAGACCCAGGGCAAACTGAACACCAGGCCTGGAAAG ATTATCCTCTTCTCAGAGCCTGGCTGCCAAGGCAGCCGCAGGGAGGTCTGGGAAGACGCTGATGATGCTTCCGGCTGGGCCCGTGTGGCCTCCGTACGGGTGGTCCGAGGCTG CTGGATGCTGCATGAACAGCCAGCATTCCAGGGCCGGAAGCTGGTCCTGCCTCAAGGGGATACGGAACTTGGAGCCCCAGGGACCAGCTGGAGTACCCAAGGCATTGGCTCCTTGAGGAGAGTCGTCCGG GACTACGTTACCCCAGAGATCAGTCTGTACTCTGAGGAGGGCCTCAAAGGGGAGCGAGTGACGCTGACTGAGGCCTTGGAGGACCCccagggcctggagaggccccTGCAAGTGGCATCTGCCACTGTCTCTGCAGGACT GTGGCTTCTATACCCCAAACCCTTCTTTGAAGACACTCCCTGCATTTTGGAGCCTGGAGAGTACCCCACCACAGAGGCCTGGGGAGCATCAGACTCCAGCGTGGGCTCCCTGAAGCCCATGAGACTG GGCTGCCCAGGTGTGGAGAGACCAGGGGAGCCCAAG gctgTGGTGTATGAGGCCCCAGGGTTTCAGGGCCGGAGCTGGGAAGTGAACCGAGACATCTACAACCTGCAGCAGCCAGAGGATAGCCAGAGCCCCAGCTTGGCCTCTGTGGGGTCCCTGCGAGTTCTTGGGGGCTG CTGGGTGGGCTACGAGAAGGAGGGTTTCCGGGGTCACCAGTATCTGCTGGAAGAGGGAGAATATGCTGATTGGTCACGTTGGGGAGGCTATAACGAGGTGTTGACCTCCCTGCGGGTCATCCGAACG GACTTCGGGGACCCGGCCGTGGTGCTGTTTGAGGCCATGGACTTCGAGGGGCCCGGCGTGGAGGTGAGCGAGGCGCTGCCGGACGTGGAGCTGGCGGGACATGGCCCCAGAACGCAGGCCATCCACGTGCTCAGCGGCGT ATGGGTGGCGTATCAGGAGGTGGGCTTCTCCGGGGAGCAGTACGTGCTGGAGAAGGGCGTGTACCGCAACTGCGACGACTGGGGCTCGGGCAGCAGCGCCCTCGGCTCGCTGCAGCCGGTCCTGCAG GTCGGGGAGCACAATCTGCATTTTATCTCAAAG ATTCAGCTTTTCTCTGGCCCCGACTTCCTGGGCGACCACGTCTCTTTTGAAGATGACCAAAGCTCTCTGCCCACCTCCTTCCAGCCCCAGTCTTGCCGAGTCCATGGCGGCAG ctGGATCCTGTTTGATGAGAAGAACTTTGAGGGTGAGCAGTACATTCTGTCCGAGGGCGAGTTCCCCACTCTCACAGCCATGGGCTGCCTGGCCTCCACAGTCCTGGGCTCTCTCCGGAAGGTGCCCCTG TACTTTTCCGAGCCGTCCATTTTCCTGTATGGACTGGAGTGCTTCGAGGGCAAGGAGATTGAGCTCAGCGGGGAGGTGCGGAGCCTGCAGGCCGAGGGCTTCAACAACCACGTGCTGTCTGTGCGGATCAAGGGGGGCGT CTGGGTGCTATGTGAGCACAGTGACTTCCGGGGCCGCCAGTGGCTGGTGGGCAGCTGTGAGATCACCAACTGGCTGACGTACAGCGGGACCCAGCGGGTGGGCTCCCTCTACCCCATCAAGCAG CGCCGGGCTTATTTCCGCCTCTGGAATGCGGCACTGGGGGGATTCCTGACCGTGCCGGACCATGTGGAAGACATGAAGGCAGGCCGTGTCGTGGTCTCTGAGCCCCGAGCCGGAGGCAGCAACATCTGGTTCTATGAGGACGGGCTACTGAAGAACCAG GTGGCCCCCACCATGAGCCTGCAGGTGATTGGCCCCCCCAGCACAGGCTCCAAGGTGGTGCTGTGGGCTGAGAGCCGCCTGCCCCGCCAGACATGGAGCATCAGTGAGTCGGGCCACATCTGCAGCCAGATGTTTGAAGGTCGGATCCTAGACGTGAAGG GTGGCCGGGGCTACGACCGGGACCACGCAGTGCTGTGGGAGCTGGCCAAGGACAGGGCATCCCAAATCTGGACTGTCCATGTGCTTTGa